One stretch of Alcaligenes faecalis DNA includes these proteins:
- a CDS encoding Spx/MgsR family RNA polymerase-binding regulatory protein — MYGLKNCSTCQKAMAWFEQNGLPLNFVDYREHPLEAARLQQWAQELGGWPKLVNRASMTWRNLPAERKEPQDDAQWLALIAEFPALVRRPLLITPEGEVSVGFNEGKFAARFLK, encoded by the coding sequence ATGTATGGTTTGAAAAATTGCAGCACCTGCCAAAAGGCGATGGCCTGGTTTGAGCAAAACGGTCTGCCTTTGAACTTTGTGGATTACCGCGAACATCCCTTGGAAGCGGCCCGCTTGCAACAATGGGCGCAGGAGCTGGGCGGCTGGCCCAAGCTGGTCAACCGTGCTTCCATGACCTGGCGTAATCTGCCTGCGGAACGTAAAGAGCCGCAGGACGACGCCCAATGGCTGGCCTTGATTGCCGAGTTTCCGGCGCTGGTGCGCCGCCCCTTGCTGATTACGCCCGAGGGCGAGGTCAGCGTGGGTTTCAACGAAGGCAAATTTGCCGCTCGTTTTCTTAAGTAA
- the rpiA gene encoding ribose-5-phosphate isomerase RpiA, translating into MYTQSELKQQVAQAAVDYVLPFLTPDSILGVGTGSTVDLFIDALAAHKHAFKAAASSSERSTARLQSLGIAVQDLNTIERMDWYVDGADEIDAGLNMTKGGGGALTREKIVASVSDKFLCIVDDSKLVDRLGAFPLPVEVIPMAKNAVARQLRALGGNPVERTGFVTDNGGLILDVSGLSIADPAALEAQINNMPGVVCCGLFAIAPASVALIAGQQGVRTLSGDGF; encoded by the coding sequence ATGTACACACAATCCGAACTCAAACAACAGGTGGCCCAGGCCGCAGTTGACTACGTCCTTCCTTTCCTGACCCCTGATTCCATTCTGGGTGTGGGTACGGGTTCTACGGTTGATCTGTTTATTGACGCCCTGGCGGCACACAAGCATGCCTTCAAGGCTGCTGCTTCCAGTTCGGAGCGTTCTACCGCTCGCCTGCAAAGTCTGGGTATTGCCGTGCAAGACCTGAACACCATCGAACGTATGGACTGGTATGTGGATGGTGCGGACGAAATCGACGCTGGTCTGAATATGACCAAAGGTGGGGGCGGTGCACTGACCCGCGAGAAAATCGTGGCCTCGGTCTCGGACAAGTTCCTGTGTATTGTGGACGACTCCAAGCTGGTGGATCGTCTGGGCGCCTTCCCCTTGCCGGTGGAAGTGATCCCCATGGCCAAGAATGCCGTGGCTCGCCAATTGCGTGCCTTGGGCGGTAATCCCGTCGAGCGTACGGGCTTTGTGACCGATAACGGTGGCCTGATTCTGGACGTGTCCGGTTTGTCGATTGCCGACCCGGCGGCTCTGGAAGCCCAGATCAACAATATGCCCGGTGTGGTGTGCTGTGGCCTGTTCGCGATTGCTCCAGCCAGCGTGGCCTTGATTGCCGGTCAACAGGGTGTGCGTACCCTGTCTGGCGACGGTTTCTGA
- a CDS encoding ABC transporter permease subunit: protein MKNLSWRKLLPTSRTLVVAPTFLWMILFLLVPFLLVLKISFADLDFGVPPYTPLAQFAEESISFVLNLRGYILLFSDNLYLATYVSSLKMAAVTTIFCILIGYPVAYYIARSSPAVRSLLLLAVILPFWTSMLLRVYAWVGILRGDGLLNQVLLWIGIIDAPLEIYRTDLAVYIGLIYAYLPFFILPLYANLVKLDMRMLEAAYDLGARPWSAFWHITLPMSMSGVIAGAMLVFIPAVGEYVIPEMLGGADTLMMGRVMWTEFFNNADWPMAAAVTCVMVLLLIIPLIFFQYSQMRQMEAQRGGRS from the coding sequence ATGAAGAACCTGTCCTGGCGCAAACTGCTGCCCACCAGTCGCACACTGGTGGTCGCACCCACATTCCTGTGGATGATCCTGTTTCTGCTGGTGCCGTTTTTGCTCGTGCTCAAGATCAGTTTTGCCGATCTTGATTTCGGGGTGCCGCCGTATACGCCCTTGGCCCAGTTCGCCGAGGAAAGCATTTCCTTTGTCCTGAACCTGCGCGGCTATATCCTGCTGTTCAGCGACAATCTGTATTTGGCCACCTACGTCAGTTCGCTGAAGATGGCCGCCGTCACCACGATCTTTTGTATCCTGATCGGCTACCCGGTGGCTTACTACATCGCGCGTTCCTCTCCGGCCGTGCGCAGCCTGCTGTTGCTGGCGGTGATCCTGCCGTTCTGGACCTCCATGCTGCTGCGCGTCTATGCCTGGGTAGGCATTTTGCGTGGCGACGGCCTGCTCAATCAGGTCTTGCTGTGGATAGGCATTATTGATGCGCCGCTGGAAATCTATCGCACCGATCTGGCCGTCTATATCGGTTTGATCTACGCCTATCTGCCGTTTTTCATCCTGCCGCTGTACGCCAATCTGGTGAAGCTGGATATGCGCATGCTGGAAGCCGCTTACGATCTGGGCGCTCGCCCTTGGTCGGCCTTCTGGCACATCACTTTGCCCATGTCCATGTCCGGCGTGATTGCCGGTGCCATGCTGGTATTTATCCCGGCTGTGGGCGAGTACGTGATTCCGGAAATGCTGGGCGGGGCCGATACCCTGATGATGGGCCGCGTCATGTGGACCGAGTTCTTCAATAACGCAGACTGGCCCATGGCCGCTGCCGTGACCTGCGTGATGGTCTTGCTGCTGATCATTCCTTTGATTTTCTTCCAGTACAGCCAGATGCGACAAATGGAAGCGCAACGGGGAGGCCGCTCATGA
- the phoU gene encoding phosphate signaling complex protein PhoU — protein sequence MNEHTNKQFHSDLEATRSLFLQMGGIVESMVRSATEALQSGDMSLVDQVREREKEINRLEVEIDERITNLIARNQPTAIDLRMLLSISKMLTDMERCGDEAERIAKMARRLHEGTAGYEPVVELRHMSSSVAGMINDVLDAFARQDAVHAAQIVRSDKEVDREWKGSLRHIITYMIEDPRTISHSIDLIFIARALERIGDHAKNMAERVIYMVRGDDVRHTGVKNTERTARGEPLPEPESDDKV from the coding sequence ATGAACGAACATACCAATAAGCAGTTTCACTCCGATCTGGAGGCCACCCGTTCGCTGTTTTTGCAGATGGGCGGTATTGTCGAATCGATGGTACGGAGTGCGACCGAAGCCCTGCAATCAGGGGATATGTCGCTGGTCGATCAGGTTCGCGAGCGTGAAAAAGAAATCAACCGCCTGGAGGTGGAGATTGACGAGCGCATCACCAACCTGATCGCCCGTAATCAACCCACCGCCATTGACCTGCGCATGTTGCTGTCCATCTCCAAAATGCTGACCGATATGGAACGCTGCGGGGACGAGGCCGAGCGCATTGCCAAGATGGCTCGCCGTCTGCACGAAGGCACCGCTGGCTACGAGCCTGTGGTGGAGCTGCGTCACATGAGCTCCTCGGTCGCTGGCATGATCAACGATGTGCTGGACGCCTTTGCGCGCCAGGACGCCGTGCACGCGGCACAGATTGTGCGCAGCGACAAGGAAGTGGATCGTGAATGGAAGGGTTCGCTGCGTCACATCATCACTTACATGATTGAAGACCCACGCACGATCTCGCATTCCATTGACCTGATCTTTATCGCCCGTGCGCTGGAGCGCATTGGTGACCACGCCAAGAACATGGCTGAACGCGTGATCTACATGGTGCGTGGTGACGATGTACGCCACACCGGTGTGAAGAACACCGAACGTACTGCACGTGGTGAGCCTTTGCCCGAGCCGGAATCCGACGATAAAGTCTGA
- a CDS encoding ABC transporter permease subunit: MTKPNPWLRAIVLTLGFGFLYIPILFLIVFSFNESAIMTSWSGFSFRWYESLFQDKALLSAAKLSFLIAVLTATMATILGTWAAYVLARMGRFKGFALYIGLVSAPLVIPEVVLGISLLLMFVELNSLFGWPEQNGIFTIWIGHVVLCTAYATVILQSRMRELDRSQEEAALDLGATPLKAFFQVVLPSIVPALMAAWLLAFTLSLDDVVIASFLSGPGFTTLPVEVFSRVRLGLKPEINALATLLILVIGIFVVVASRLQVRRERRA, encoded by the coding sequence ATGACCAAGCCTAATCCCTGGTTGCGTGCCATCGTCCTGACGCTGGGTTTTGGTTTTCTGTACATCCCCATTCTGTTCCTGATCGTCTTTTCATTTAATGAATCGGCCATCATGACGTCCTGGTCGGGTTTTTCTTTCCGCTGGTACGAGTCTCTGTTTCAGGACAAGGCTTTGCTGAGCGCCGCCAAGCTGTCTTTCCTGATTGCCGTGCTGACGGCCACCATGGCCACCATCCTGGGCACCTGGGCCGCTTATGTGCTGGCCCGTATGGGACGCTTCAAGGGTTTTGCTCTGTACATTGGTTTGGTCAGCGCACCGCTGGTCATCCCGGAAGTGGTGCTGGGTATCTCCCTGCTGCTGATGTTTGTGGAGCTGAACTCCCTGTTTGGCTGGCCGGAACAGAACGGTATTTTCACCATCTGGATTGGGCACGTGGTGTTGTGTACTGCTTACGCGACCGTGATTCTGCAATCGCGCATGCGTGAGCTGGATCGCTCTCAGGAAGAGGCGGCTCTGGATTTGGGTGCCACTCCCTTGAAGGCGTTTTTTCAGGTAGTCCTGCCCTCGATCGTGCCTGCCCTGATGGCCGCCTGGTTGCTGGCCTTTACCCTGTCGCTGGACGATGTGGTGATTGCCTCTTTCCTGTCCGGTCCGGGCTTTACCACCTTGCCGGTGGAAGTGTTTTCGCGCGTACGCTTGGGCCTCAAGCCCGAGATCAACGCTTTGGCGACGCTGCTGATTTTGGTGATTGGTATTTTTGTTGTGGTCGCCAGTCGCTTGCAGGTACGCCGCGAGCGTCGCGCCTGA